In Pseudomonas flavescens, the sequence GCAACGGCTGCTGCAGGCCGGTGCTCGCCGTGTGCTGATCACCCTGGGCGCCCAGGGCGTGCTCTACGCCGATGGCGAGCGGCACGCGCATTTCGCCGTGGCCCCGGTGGTGGCCGTGGATACCACGGCCGCTGGCGATACCTTCGTCGGTGGTTTCGCCGCCGCCCTGGCTGCCGGGCAGTCGCTGGAAGCGGCCATCGGCCTGGGCCAGCAAGCCGCTGCACTGGCCGTCACCCGGCCCGGCGCACAACCCTCGATTCCTTACCGTCACGAGTTGCCTGCATGAAGAAGACGCCCCTGCTCAACGCTGCGCTTTCCGCCGCCATCGCCCGGCTCGGCCATGGCGACATCATCGTCATCGGCGATGCCGGCATGCCGGTGCCGCCGGGCACCCCGTGCATCGACCTGGCCCTGACCGCCGGAGTGCCGGACTTCGTCACCACCCTGCGGGTGGTGCTCAGCGAGATGCAGGTGCAGGGCCATCTGCTGGCCCGGGAAACCCTGGACGTGGCGCCACTGGCGCTTGAGGCCATCGAGTCTCTGACCGCCCAAGGCGAGCTGGGCGAGCGCCAATTGGTCAGCCACGACGAGCTCAAGGTCGCCTGTGCCAGGGCTCGGGTGCAGATCCGTACGGGTGAGTGCCGGCCCTACAGCAACATTGCGCTGATCGCGGGTGTCACGTTCTAGGCTGCTCACGGCCTTTTCTGACACGCTGCAGGGGCTACTTCGAGGCGATAGCAGCCGTTCGTAGTCGGGGGACAATTGGTGGGCTAAAGCCCACCCTACGGCTAGATGCGCGGCTGTAGGGTGGGCTTTAGCCCACCAAATCGAAGGTCCGCTAGCGCCTTATTGCGGCTATTCATCTGGGATGGCTGGAAGCTGCTTCGAAAGATCATGAGCAGCTTCCAAGCGACTTCAAGACCAGCTCAGGATCGGCCAGCCTTCGCGCTCGGCATGCTCGCGCAGTGCCGGATCGGGGTTCACCGCGTGGGGCTTGTCGACCCGTTGCAACAGCGGCAGGTCGTTGCGTGAGTCGGAGTAGAAGTAGGCGCCTTCCAGGCTTTCGCCGTGTTCTTCCAGCCAGGCATGCAGGCGGGTGACCTTGCCTTCACGGTAGGTCAGCACGCCCACGGTCTTGCCACTGTAGTGGCCGTACTCCTCGTGCAGGTCGATGGCCAGCACTTCCTCGACCTTGAGCCGTTCGGCGATGGCGCTGACTAGAAAGTGCGCCGAGGCGGAGATGATCAGGATGCGGTCGCCGGCCGCGCGGTGGTTGGCCAGGCAGCGGGTGGCGTCGCTGAAGAAGATCGGTTCGATCACGTCTTCCACGAAGGGCTCGACGACGAAGGCGACTTCTTCCGGCGTGCGCCCCACCAGCGGCGACAGGCTGAAGGTCATGTAGTCCTCCATCGCCAGTTTGCCTTCGGCGTACAGCGCCATCAGCTGATGATCCTTCGCGATGAAGCTTTCTCCGTCGACCCAGCCGAGCGTTGCCATGTGCTCGCTCCACAAGCTGGCACAGTCGCCATTGATCAGGGTTTCGTCGAGATCGAAAATTGCCAGGGCCATGAGGGTCTGTTTTCCTTTCAGTACGACCGCGCCGGCGCCTATTCTTTTGCGAGGCAAGGCGCAAGCTGCGAAGTTTGGTGGGCCAAATGAGTCAGCGAGAAACGCAGTATCGCGAAAAAATAGGCCCGTCCCAAGGGGTTGCGCGGGAAGTTTCACCCGCTGTCGTGACACGATGTGAAGCTGGTTCAGCCATTGCCTGCGTCTTGCGCCTAACCGGGTGAAAGTTCTCGCTGCAACGCGGCTTGTGCTGAAAGGTGAACAGACCCTATCCCACCTCTTTTACGGCATTCGCCGCGATATCCAATGAGACCGGATGGCCGTCGGCATGCAGGTCGTCGGCGCTGCGATTGAGCACGTCGACCAGCAGCTCCACGCCTTCGGCTTCCACCCGGTAGCGAATGATATTACCGAGCAGGCTGTGACTGCGAATCCGCGCTGCGATGGTGCCCTGGCCGAGCACGATGGCTTCCGGGCGGATGGCCACCTGGCTGCTGACCGGATAGCCGAGCAGGCGGCTGGCGGTGGCCGCGTCGAGCAGGTTGTAGTTGCCGATGAAGCCGGCCGCGAAGGCGTTGGCGGGAGCGGTGTAGAGGGTTTCCGCGTCGCCGCTCTGGACGATGCGCCCGGCGTTCATCAGGAAGATACGGTCGCTCATCACCAGCGCCTCTTCCTGATCGTGAGTGACGAAAATCGTGGTCAGACCAAGCTCCTGCTGGATGCTGCGGATCTGCTCGCGCAGGTGTTTGCGGATGCGTGCGTCGAGCGCCGACAGCGGCTCGTCGAGCAGCAGCAGGCGTGGGCGGGTGACCAGCGAGCGGGCCAGGGCGACGCGCTGGCACTGGCCACCGGAGAGCTGATGCGGGTAGCGGTCGGCATAGTCGCCAAGCTCGACCATGGCCAGGGCTTCCTGCACGCGCCCGGCGGATTCGTCCTTGCCGATCTTCTGCATGCGCAGGCCGAAAGCGACGTTCTGCGCGGCGGTCATGTTGGGGAACAGCGCGTAGCTCTGGAACACCATGCCGATGCCGCGCTTCTGTGGCGCCAGGGGCACCAGGTCTTCACCGCCAAGCAGGATCTTGCCACCGTTGACCTCGGTGAGGCCGGCGATGCAGCGCAGCAGGGTGGATTTGCCGCAGCCCGATGGGCCCAGCAGGGTGACGAATTCGCCTTGCTCGATCTCGGCGTTGATGTCGCTGAAGATCGAGGTGCCGCCGTAGCTTTTGTGCAGGTTCTGGATGCTCAGGAAGCTCATGCCTTGTCCCTGTTCAGTCGATTGGCCGCCCAGGTGAACACCAGGACGAAAAAGAAGTAGGAGATCACCAGGGCGCTGTTGAAGTGGCCACTGCTGTTCTTCATGTTGTTGAGGTAGACCTGCAGGGTTTCATAGCGTGTGCCGACCAGCAGGTTGGCGAACACGAACTCACCGAACAGGAAGCTGAAGGACAGGAACAGCGACACCATCAAACCTTTGCGCAGGTTGGGCAGCACCACCAGAAAGGCGGCTTTCCAGGTGCTGGCGCCGAGCAGATGGGCGGCGTCCATCAGGTCACGCAGGTTGATCGCCTGCAGGTTGTTGGTGATGGCCCGGTACATGAACGGCAGGGCGATGGTGAAGTAGCAGCCGATCAGGATCCACGGCGTACCGACCATCGCTAGCGGCCCGGAGCCGTAGAGCTGCAGCAGGCCCACGGCGGAAACCACCGGCGGCACGGCGAACGGCAGCAGGATCAGCACGTTCATCAGCGCATCGAGCTTGGGGAAGTGGTAGTGCACGACGAACAGCAGTGGCAGGATCAACAGCACCGAGAGTGCCAGGGCGCCGAAGCAGACCAGCAGCGATTGGCCGAACGCCTTGAGGAAGCGCGGCTCTCCCCAGAGCTCCAGGTACCACTTGAACGTCAGGCCGTCCGGCAGGATGGTTGCCGACCAGCTGGTGGACAGCGAGTAGAGCAGGGTGCCGGCCAGCGGCAGCAGCAGGATCAGGAACAGCACCCAGACCACCACGCGGTGGTAGAGGCTGGCAGCAGGCACTTTCACAGGCGGTTTAAAAACTACCTGCGTTGCCGCTGCTTCGTTAAAACCAGGCTCAAAATGCTCATTTACTTTTAGTAAACTCCGCTTTTTCGCCTGTTTTTGCCTCGCATCGGCGGCCTCGCCTACGTTTTTAAGCGGCCTGTTAGCGCGGGACATGGTAGCTCCTTCGCAGCAGCAACTGGTGGACGAGGGTTATCGCTGCCATCAGGCCGACGAGGATCATCGCCAGGGCGCTGGCCATGTTCGGATCGAGGGAAATGTCCCCGGAAATCATCGCGGCGATGCGGATCGGCAGCACGTTGAAGTTGCCGGTGGTCAGGTAGTACACCGTGGCATAGGCACCCAGGGCATTGGCCAGGAGAATCACGAAAGTGCCGAGCAGCGCCGGCGTCAGCACCGGCAGGCCGATATGCCGCCAGAAGTCCCAGGTACCAGCGCCGAGCAGGGCTGCCGACTCGCGCCAGTCCTGGCGCAGGGCGTCGAAGGCGGGGTAGAGCAGCAGCACGCCGAGGGGGATCTGGAAGTAGGTGTAGAGCACGATCAGGCCATTCTTCGAGTACAGGTTGAAGCTCTCGATCAGTCCGGCCTGGATCAGCAGCAGGGTCAGCGCACCGTTGAAACCGAGCAGGATGATGAAGGCGAAGGCCAGCGGTACCCCGGCGAAGTTGCTGGTCATGTTGGAAAAGGCGATGACGAAGTCACGCAGTTTCGAATCCACCTGGCGCAGCGAGTAGCTGCCGATGATGGCGATGAGCATGCCGAACAGGCTCGACCAGAAAGCGATCTGCAGGCTGTGCTTGACCGCCTGCATGTAGAACTTCGAGGAAAACGCCTTCTCGAAATTGCCCAGGCCCCAGCCATCCGGCGTGTTCAGGCTGTTGAGCGCCACCCATACCAGCGGGGCGATCTGAAAGGCGATGAAGAACACCGTGAAGGGCAGCAGGCACAGCAGTGCCAGCCATTTGCCCCGTGGTTTGCGGGTGGTGCTCATTTCAACAACTCCGGGCACGAAGGTTTGTCATGGGGCACGCCGAGCAGCTCGCAGAGGGTGCCGCAAAGCTCCAGTTGCGTCGGGGTCGCGGTCTCGTCGAGGCTGAAGGCATCGCCGAGCACGAACAGCGGCACTTCACGCTCCTCGGCCAGCAGACCATTGTGCGAGCGGTCATCGTTCATGCCGTGGTCGGCGGTCACCAGCACCTGATAGCCTGCGTCCAGCCAGGTCTGCAGGTAGCCGGCCAGCAGGATGTCGGCGACCCGCGCCGCGTTGCGGTACTGGCTGCTGTCGAGGCCGTGCTTGTGGCCGGCGTCGTCGATGTTCATCGGGTGCACCAGCAGAAAGTCCGGCGCATGCGCGAGGCGCAGGCTCTCGGCATCGTCGAACAGGTGCGAGTCCGGGTAGTGGTCGACGTAATAGAAATGTCCGTGCTGGATCGGCAGCTCGCTATCACGGGTATGGCGGTCACGGGCCGCCACGAAGGGCGCACGGTTGTACAGCTCGCTCATCCAGTGATAGGCGGCAGCTGCAGTGCTCAGCCCGGCGGCGCGGGCGTAGTGGAACACGCTGCGTTGATGGCTCAGGCGCACCACGTTGTTGTGCACGATGCCGCTGTCGATCGGTGTCACGCCAGTGAGAATGCACTCGTAGAGCGGCCTGGACAGCGAAGGCAGCTCGCACTCGAGTTTGTACAGCGCAGCACGGCCAGCGGCGCGATACGCCTGCAGATGGCCGAGCGCATGCCGAGCGACCTCGTAATTGAGGCCGTCGAGAATGACGAGGATGACCTTGGACGGCATGGGTAATCCTGGAGGAGTAGGGTGGATGACGCTTCTTTCAACCACCACTGGGATATCAAAATGGTGGACGGATAAAGCGTCAGCTACGCGCCCCGGTCCACCCTACGTGCTGCGGCCTCGCTTACTCCATATTGATGATCACGTTTTCCTGCCACAGCTGCGGCAGGGTTTTCGAGGTCGTTTCCCAGGCGGCGGTGTCCTTGATCGGCTTGACCTTGGCGTACTGCTCGTTGGGCAGCAGCTTGGCCTGCACTTCAGCCGGCAGGGTCAGGTGCTCGGCGCGGATCGGGCGGGCGTTGCCCTTGGCCAGGTTGATCTGCCCGGCGTCGCTGAGGATGTACTCGCGGGCCAGCTTGGCGGCGTTGGGGTTCTTGGCGTACTTGTTGATGATGGTGGTGTAACCGGAGATCACCGAGCCATCGGAAGGAATCAGCACTTCGAAGCGGTTCGGGTCGATCTGGTCGCGGTAGCTCAGGCCGTTGAAGTCCCAGACGATGCCGACTTCCACTTCGCCTTTTTCCAGGGTCTGGATGGTCGGGTTGGCCAGCGACAGGCGCCCCTGTTCGGCGATCTCGGCGAAGTAGTCCAGACCCGGCTGGATGTTCTTCTCGTCGCCACCGTTGGCGATGGCCGCAGCCAGCACGCCGTTGACGGCCTGGGCGGCGGCGCTGACGTCGCCGATGGCCACGCGGTACTTGCCGGTTTTCAGGTCGGCCCAGCTTTTCGGGGCGTCCTTGACCAGTTGCTTGTTGATGATGAAGGCGATGGAGCCGGTGTAGGCGAGCATCCAGTGGCCGTCGGCGTCCTTGGCCCACTCAGGAATCTGGCTCCAGGTGGTCGGTTTGTAGGGCTGAGTCACGCCCTGCTGCACGGCGATCGGGCCGAAGGCGGCGCCCACGTCACCGATATCGGCGCTGGCGTTGTCTTTTTCGGCGGCGAACTTGGCGATTTCCTGGGCCGAGCTCATGTCGGTGTCCATGTGCTTGAGGCCATACTTGTCGCTCAGGTCCTGCCAGGTGTCCTTCCAGTTGGCCCAACTGTCCGGCATGCCGACGCTGTTCACGGCGCCTTCTTTGCGTGCGGCCTGTTCCAGTGCAGTTATATCCGTCTCGGCGGCCATGGCCTGGGAGGC encodes:
- the rbsD gene encoding D-ribose pyranase; this encodes MKKTPLLNAALSAAIARLGHGDIIVIGDAGMPVPPGTPCIDLALTAGVPDFVTTLRVVLSEMQVQGHLLARETLDVAPLALEAIESLTAQGELGERQLVSHDELKVACARARVQIRTGECRPYSNIALIAGVTF
- a CDS encoding HAD family hydrolase, with protein sequence MALAIFDLDETLINGDCASLWSEHMATLGWVDGESFIAKDHQLMALYAEGKLAMEDYMTFSLSPLVGRTPEEVAFVVEPFVEDVIEPIFFSDATRCLANHRAAGDRILIISASAHFLVSAIAERLKVEEVLAIDLHEEYGHYSGKTVGVLTYREGKVTRLHAWLEEHGESLEGAYFYSDSRNDLPLLQRVDKPHAVNPDPALREHAEREGWPILSWS
- a CDS encoding ABC transporter ATP-binding protein: MSFLSIQNLHKSYGGTSIFSDINAEIEQGEFVTLLGPSGCGKSTLLRCIAGLTEVNGGKILLGGEDLVPLAPQKRGIGMVFQSYALFPNMTAAQNVAFGLRMQKIGKDESAGRVQEALAMVELGDYADRYPHQLSGGQCQRVALARSLVTRPRLLLLDEPLSALDARIRKHLREQIRSIQQELGLTTIFVTHDQEEALVMSDRIFLMNAGRIVQSGDAETLYTAPANAFAAGFIGNYNLLDAATASRLLGYPVSSQVAIRPEAIVLGQGTIAARIRSHSLLGNIIRYRVEAEGVELLVDVLNRSADDLHADGHPVSLDIAANAVKEVG
- a CDS encoding ABC transporter permease, which translates into the protein MKVPAASLYHRVVVWVLFLILLLPLAGTLLYSLSTSWSATILPDGLTFKWYLELWGEPRFLKAFGQSLLVCFGALALSVLLILPLLFVVHYHFPKLDALMNVLILLPFAVPPVVSAVGLLQLYGSGPLAMVGTPWILIGCYFTIALPFMYRAITNNLQAINLRDLMDAAHLLGASTWKAAFLVVLPNLRKGLMVSLFLSFSFLFGEFVFANLLVGTRYETLQVYLNNMKNSSGHFNSALVISYFFFVLVFTWAANRLNRDKA
- a CDS encoding ABC transporter permease produces the protein MSTTRKPRGKWLALLCLLPFTVFFIAFQIAPLVWVALNSLNTPDGWGLGNFEKAFSSKFYMQAVKHSLQIAFWSSLFGMLIAIIGSYSLRQVDSKLRDFVIAFSNMTSNFAGVPLAFAFIILLGFNGALTLLLIQAGLIESFNLYSKNGLIVLYTYFQIPLGVLLLYPAFDALRQDWRESAALLGAGTWDFWRHIGLPVLTPALLGTFVILLANALGAYATVYYLTTGNFNVLPIRIAAMISGDISLDPNMASALAMILVGLMAAITLVHQLLLRRSYHVPR
- a CDS encoding alkaline phosphatase family protein gives rise to the protein MPSKVILVILDGLNYEVARHALGHLQAYRAAGRAALYKLECELPSLSRPLYECILTGVTPIDSGIVHNNVVRLSHQRSVFHYARAAGLSTAAAAYHWMSELYNRAPFVAARDRHTRDSELPIQHGHFYYVDHYPDSHLFDDAESLRLAHAPDFLLVHPMNIDDAGHKHGLDSSQYRNAARVADILLAGYLQTWLDAGYQVLVTADHGMNDDRSHNGLLAEEREVPLFVLGDAFSLDETATPTQLELCGTLCELLGVPHDKPSCPELLK
- a CDS encoding ABC transporter substrate-binding protein; translated protein: MKQLLLASLMGSAIALASQAMAAETDITALEQAARKEGAVNSVGMPDSWANWKDTWQDLSDKYGLKHMDTDMSSAQEIAKFAAEKDNASADIGDVGAAFGPIAVQQGVTQPYKPTTWSQIPEWAKDADGHWMLAYTGSIAFIINKQLVKDAPKSWADLKTGKYRVAIGDVSAAAQAVNGVLAAAIANGGDEKNIQPGLDYFAEIAEQGRLSLANPTIQTLEKGEVEVGIVWDFNGLSYRDQIDPNRFEVLIPSDGSVISGYTTIINKYAKNPNAAKLAREYILSDAGQINLAKGNARPIRAEHLTLPAEVQAKLLPNEQYAKVKPIKDTAAWETTSKTLPQLWQENVIINME